One Hallerella porci genomic window, GAATGCGAAATTTCGGAATCCACGAGAAGAGTGTGTTCTGAAATCACGGAATTTTCCACTTTAGAATTTTCGATGACGACTTCGGGTCCCACAGAAACATTGGGACCGACAACCGAATTGCGAATCGTCGCCGACTCGTCGATGTGACAAGGCGGAATAATTTTACTGCCTTGAAATACCCGATTGACTTCTGGCTTTTCCGAAAGAATTTTTGCATTCGTTTCGAGGAAAGTTTCGGCGGTGCCGCAGTCGAGCCAAGAACGAATCGGTGCTGTGCGGAATTTTGATCCAGCGTCCACCATCATTTGGAGCGCCTCGGTCAGCTGATATTCATTGCGGGTGCGGATATCTTCTTTGATAAGCCGCGTTAAACTTTTGCGCAGAGCGGCGACATCGGTAATGTAATAGATGCCGACGAGCGCTTCGTTCGAAACAAATGTTTCGGGTTTTTCGACGAGCTTCGTCACATGTCCCGTCGAATCTGTTACCGCAACGCCAAAGCGTTTTGGATTTTCGACTTCGCGGGTCATGAGGACATTTTCTTTTTCGTTTTTGAGGAACGAAAGGTCTGCATCAAAAAGCGTATCGCCCAAGATAATTAGAACAGGTTCGTCATCGGACAAAAACGGAAGGCAAAGAGAAATCGCTTCTCCAAGCCCTTGCGGATTGCGCTGACGCACGGTGTGTGCATTTGCAAAATTCCGCTGCCGGATGAAATCTTCCACCAGCTCCCCTTTATACCCAATAATGAAAATTTGTTCTGATACCGATAACGATGAATACGATTCGATGATGTGTTCAATCAGCGCCTTCCCTGCGATGGGGAGCAAGCACTTCGGAAGCGACAATGTAAATGGACGAAGTCGCGTTCCAGTTCCGGCAACAGGTAAAATAACTTTCATAATGGCAATAATGTAGTAAAAAGAAAAGCGCTACTTGGTATCATCGGTGCTCGCGGCATTCAATTTGATATCCGGCAAATCCTTCACGTAAACGGTAAAGCTCCAGCCAGCCGCAGGACCCGTCGGCGTCCACGTAAAATTGAGCATCCAACAATGAAGAGAACGATCAAAGGTAAATTCATGCGAAGCGAAACGCCCTTCGGTGTAACTGTAACGCGTCGAATAAGTCATCGACCAATTTGGCGTCGGATGAAGAGATGCCGAAAATCCCGTCGAATGCGAAACATTATCGCGGAAAACTTTTTTCCCAACTCGCGTGCTCGAGAAAGAATAGCGGTAATCCAAACTCGCAGACCAAGAATCTTTTTTATACTTCCCCATTTGCGATGCTAAGCCCGAATTGAAGTCTCCCGAAAAATTGAAAGTCTTCGAAAGATCATACGCCCAATACGTGAGTTCGGGAACGCGGACTTTATTGGGATTTTCTTCGAATTTATGATAGACGCTATGACGCGTTCGCACGGTGAATAAATAATTCGGTAAAACCTGCAAACCAAAACTCGAATTGATATCGGACCATTGCAAAGAATCCGCGGCAAAATTATACGACGTCGAATGCGATGTCGTGAGAAGTCTGCGCGTGCCGTAAGAATCTTCGACTTCGGTCGAATCTTTTCCGTCTTCGCTTTTTTTCGTGTGCCCGACGACGCGCAAATACTTGATATCGAAATCGTTTGAAAGTCCAAATCCGATTGCTTTTTGTTCGGTTTGATACGGCGTTTGTCCTAAGAGCGGATGCTTCACAAAGTATTTGTTCGTATCCATTTCGGGCGCATAGGTATAAGAAATACTCGGCGAAAGAACATGGCGAATTCCGGTGAAACTCCCAATTTCGGGCATCCAAATGCCATAAAGTTTTGTGTCGGCGGTAATGCTATAATTGTGATTGTAAAAGAATTCGCCGTATTCATCGTGCTCGGGATCGATGCCGTTGCGCTGCCGCCAATACTTCGAAGAATCATCGGGATTGATCCAACGGTTTCCCGTCCACATGCCGGTGAATGTTACCTTCGGCGTAATGTTGATGACATCGAATAGCGACGCAGAATAATCCAATGCAAATGTTCCGATGTAGCCCGAATACCACGCTGCGGTATCGATATCGCGAATTGTATCGGGAGCAATTTTTTCGTATAAATTAAATCGATTCGTAAACGAATAATTGAAATTATCGAGCCACGAAGATTCAGCGACTTCATCTTCGTCGGTTTCAAATTCAAAAAGCGGTCCGCTCATGCGGTATTGAATATCGGGAATTTGCCGTTCTTTGTGCCCCGTCGTCAAGTTGTAATTTTGCGAAACTTTCACCGTGAGATTTTTGTTTTTTCCGAATTGCCCGGAATAAGTCATCTGCGCATTCGCTTGTTGGTTGAGAATCGTTTTTGCATCGAGTCCGTTTTCTTTGCGCACGGTTTGATCCGAAACAAACGAGCCCGAACCCGAGATAGAATGCTTGCCGTCGGGAGTTAAATTCTGCTTGTGATTAAAGGAAATGTCGTAACCGCTATTCGCCATGTCAAATTCTTCGAGGTAACTCGTATAGGTCACGCTACCGTCTAACCAATACCGCAATTTATAGCGCACGGTTTCGGTGAGAGTTGTCTTTTCGAAATTTGCCGCAGAGCCTTCGACGATATCGCCCGAAGTCGTCGCATCCCAATAATCGTTCGGCGCATAATAGAAGCCGACATTTTTAATGTAAAAGCCTTGCACTTGGTCACCGCCGAATTTCGGCGTGAGAAGTCCCGATTTGCGGCCACTTTTGAGAGGCGCTACAATCATCGGGAGAACGGCGACTGGAACGTCTGCGATGTTTAAGACGACGGGGCGCGCGGTCACACTTTCTTTGGGTTTGACGACCATGCGGCGGCTATAAAAAAAGTAATGCTGATGCGTGGTATCGTCGCAAGTGCTAAAATCTCCGCGGGCGATGAGAAGTCTCGAATCGGGAAGCCTTCGCACTTCCATGCCGTTGAGCTGATTATTATCTTGGAATGTCGTCGCGTAATAAATTTCCCCGACCCGCGTTTTCATATTGTACTTCATCCGATAGCCGGCGAGAGAAGGATTTTTCGTTTCGCGTAAAACCGGATCCCCGCTCGCTTGAAGCACTTGATCTTTCTGATTAAATAAAACGGTATCGGCGTCCAATGTCGCTGTCCGATATTTTAATTGCGCTTTATTATTCAAATTGAATGTGGATGTTTCCACGTCGTATTGTAAATCGACAGCGTGATATTCTATCGTATCCGTTTGCGTCGAATCATTTGCCGAGCCAAACCAATCGCCCGCTGACGAATCTTTTGAAGTCGTATCGGGTTCTGCTCTTTCGGGGAGATCGATTTTGGTGAGTTCTTGCGCAAATCCCAAAGACACGAGAAAAAGCGCATAGAAAACTACGCGCCAGAGGTGCCTTGGCTGAAATGTGCGAAATATCACAGCGCAAGTATAGAAAAAGCACGCCCACGGCGTGCTATGAGAAATTCGTAACGAGTAAAATTTAGAAAGCGAAAAGGCTTTGCAAAATTACTTCAATTCGGCTGCGGCTGCAGAAGATGCGCCGTTTTGTTCGATGTGAACAATGTAACGGCCAGCGGCTGCGTTCTTGCCATTCCAAGTGAGAGTTTGGAATCCCGCTTTGGCGTGATCCGCTGTTAAGCGCGCCAGTTCTTCGCCGTTTGCGCTCACAATGCGAATGATAGCAGAGCCTTCGCGTTTTAGGTCAAAGGAAACTTGGTTGCGGTTAAATCCTTTGAGAGAACCCGCCGAACGGACTTGCGATTTTGTCTGCGGCATTTCGAAAGAAGCATCCGCTTTTTCAATGGCGACAGCCGAAAGTTCTGAAGCGCCGACGGTCATATCTTCGGGGATAACGCGACCTTCTTTCATCACCGAGAGAAGTTCATAATTTTCGCCGAGATTTTTGCGGGCAACTTCTGCGATTTCTGCGGCAGAATAAGCCTTCGAAGAGGATCCGTCATACCATTCTTGCACAGAAGCCGCGTCGATTTCGTTCACCGCAATTTGTGCGCGGCGTAAAGTCACCGACATCTTTTCTTTTTCGCGGACGATGGAAAGTTCAACGGGCTTTCCGACGGTGCCGCGGAGAATGTCCTTCGATTCTTCGAGGTCATTTCCCGCGAGAGAATTGCCGTCCACCGCGATAATGCGGTCGTCTTTTTCGAGTCCCGCTTCGAAAGCCGGTGAACCCGGAATGACTTCGACAACGCGAACGCCGTCATCCGTTGCATAAATGGTGACACCGATACCGCCAAAAGATTCACCAGCCATTGCCGCGGTCGCTGCAAAAGCCAAAGCACAAGCTGTTTTCGTCAAAAGTTTCATAAAACCTCCAAGAACAATGTAGTTAATTAGAAATGAGGTATGAGGCGCACCTCTGTGCCGTGCTCCGCCTGCAGGAAGCCATTTAACACGTCAAATTCGTCCATGCAACGCTGCGGCAAGCCATTTAACACGTCAAATTCGTTCTTGCAACGCTGCGGCAAGCCATTTAACACGTTAAATTCGTCCTTGCAACGCTGCGGCAAGCCATTTAACACGTCAAATTCGTCCATGCAACGCTGCGGCAAGCCATTTAACACGTCAAATTCGTTCTTGCAACGCTGCGGCAAGCCATTTAACACGTCAAATTCGTTCTTGCAACGCTGCGGGAAGCCATTTAACACGTTAAATTCGTCCTTGCAACGCTGCGGGAACACTTTTAAATGAGAAATGAAGATGATGGCACGCAGGAGAAGCGTCTAAAAAACGCTAGTAAGCTAGCGGAGGCCTCGGAAGCCTTCTTTTGATTTGCTGGCAAGCTAGCAGAGACCTCGGAAACCTTCATTTGATTTGCTAGCATACTAGCGGAGGCCTCGGTAAGAACTTTGATCTTAGAAATCTCTAAGCTCTAAACTCTAAGTTCTAAGATCTCATTCCTCATTTTTTCCTCCTTCCTATTTTAAATTTGCGCACAAAAAATGAGGTGCTTTATGCTCAGCGAAAATAAACGGAACTTCTTCTTTGGAATTCTCTTTATCGCGTTGATAACGGAAATCGCCTTCTTCATCGCCGAAATTCCTGCGGTCAAAGCCTTGTCTTTGAGCCCGCTTATCGTCGGTCTCTTGCTCGGTATTATTTATGCGAATACCTTGCGCAAATTTACACCTACATCTTGGGCGCCCGGTGTTGCGTTCTGCTCCAAAAAAATTCTGCGGTTGGGCATCATCCTTTACGGCTTCCGTTTGACTTTTGGACAAATTATCGATGTGGGAATTCCGGCTCTGATGGTCGACGCCATTATTGTTTCCGTGACTCTTGTCGGCGGTTACTTCATCGGCGCAAAATGCATGAAGATGGATAAAGAAACCGCTCTTCTCACTTCTTGTGGAAGCGCTATCTGCGGAGCTGCTGCCGTTCTCGGTGCCGAAGCCGCTATCAAAAGTAAACCGTATAAGACTGCGGTCGCCGTTTCGACCGTCGTGCTTTTCGGAACTCTTGCGATGTTCCTTTACCCGATTCTTTATCGGAATGGTATTCTTCATTTGAGCCCCGAAAATACAGGCCTTTACATCGGTTCAACGATTCACGAAGTGGCGCACGCCGTCGGTGCCGGAAATGCTACGGGCGATGCGGTCATCGCTGCCAATGCGATTGTCGTGAAAATGATTCGCGTGATGTTCCTCGTTCCGGTTCTTCTCGTTCTCGCTTTCTTTGTCGCAGGCCGCTTAAAATCGGACGATGAAAAAGGCGACTCTGCAAATACAAAACGCAAAATCGCTGTTCCTTGGTTTGCCTTTGGATTCCTCGCTGTCGTAATTTTCAATTCGTTTGGACTCTTTGGCACTGGCCTTCTCAAGGGAATTGAAACAGTCGATACTTTCTTCCTTTCGATGGCGATGACCGCTCTCGGTACAGAAACGAGTCTCGATAAATTCAAACAAGCCGGTCCGAAGCCATTTATTTTGGCGACGATTCTTTTCGTCTGGCTCGTCTTTGGCGGTTACGGTCTCGCATACGCCTTAGGCGCATAAAAAATCAAATGGAAAAATTGCGCAGATTCTAAAAAAGGATTTTTATGACTCAAGTCAAAACATTTAAGAAAAAACAAGTCATCATTTGGCTTTCCGCACTAATTCTCGGCGCGGGACTCGGGCTTCTCAATTCCGAAGGTCTGATGCAATTTTTCAATTTCATCGCTTCGGTTTACACGCGGCTTTTTCAATTCATCGCAGTGCCGACGATTGCGATTGCGCTCACGACAACTCTTTCGATGCTCGGCTTAAAAAAGAGCACGGGGCGCATTTTTGCGCATACAATTTTTTATACGCTGCTCACGACTTTTGCGGCAGCGTTCGTCGGGCTTTTGCTTTATACCATAATTGAACCGGGAACTCTTCCGCAGAGTCTCGTTTCGGAAGGATTTGCCGAAGTCCCGAAAAATTTGGAAACCCTTTCGTATTACGATCACATCCTCGGCGTCATCCCGAATAATGTGGTGAATCCATTCTTAAGCGGAAATGTTCTCGGCATTTTAATCGTCGCAGCGGCAGTCGGTTTAGGCCTCGCCTTTATGCCCGAATCCGAAAATAAATCCACTTTGTTAAAAGGAATTCTCGGGCTTCGCGAACTTCTCTTCACTTTGATTCGCGCTTTGGTTTGGGCGCTTCCGCTCGGCATTGTCGCTTTCGCGGCTCAACTTTCCAATCAAATGAACGCGGGAATTGTCGTCGATTCTCTCGGAAAATATATCGCTGTTGTTCTCGGCGGAAATGCGATTCAATTCTTCATCGTGCTGCCGCTTATTTTATTTGTCCGCGGATTAAATCCGCTCACCGTTTTTAAGAAAATGTCGCCCGCTGTGATGATGGCATTTTTCACAAAAAGTTCTGCAGCAACTCTCCCCGTGACGATGCAATCTGCCGAAGACAATTTAAAAGTCAAGCCGGAAATCGCCCGCTTTGTTCTCCCGATTTGCACGACGATTAACATGAACGGCTGCGCGGCATTTATTTTGGTGACGTCGCTTTTTGTGATGCAAAATACCGGCGTTGAACTTTCTCTCGGAATGATGTTTCTTTGGCTTGTCATTTCGGTCGTTTCTGCTGTAGGAAACGCAGGCGTTCCGATGGGCTGCTACTTTTTAACCCTTTCGTTAATGGTCGGGATGAACGCAAATATCGGTGTGATGGGTGTGATTCTTCCGCTTTATGCGATTATCGATATGGTCGAAACCGCAGAAAATGTTTGGTCCGATTCCTGCGTTTGCGCAATCGTTAACGAGAAAAATAGTTAGAAATTTTGCCGCGATTTTTTCGCGGCTTAGACGAGTTTTCCAATGCCGACAATGGCTGCGGTTCTTGCGCGGAGACGCGTTTCACCTAAGCCTAAAATTTTCATTTCGCCATTTTGATAATTCTTTACCAAGTTAATTTCACGCGGAGAAAATCCACCCTCAGGACCGACAAGAAGGGTGGTTTCTTTTTTTATCGGGGGCAAATTTTTTTCGCCACCTAAATCGCATAGGATAATATCACCCGTATAATTTTTCAGCCATTCGTCAAAAGGAATCGGCCCGCGGATTTCGGTAAGCCACGCTTTCATCGATTGTTTTAAACTCACGAGCGCTTTTAATTCGGAGCGGCGCACGACTTTTTGCAAATTCGAATCTTTCGGTTCTTCGGAATGATCCGTGCGAAATAATGTAATGCTTCCGACTTCCATTTCGCTCACGTGCAAAGCGACTTCTTCGTTTGCGTCATCTTTAAGGCAAGCGATTCCCAAATGCAAAAGCGGTTTCGGGCGAGGCGAATCTTCGATTTTTTCCACGCGAATTTGCGTGCATTTCGCATCGGCTTTTTCGACAATGCCCAATGCAAAATGGCCTTTGCCATCGGTTAAATTTAAGCCGTCGCCTTCGCGGGCGCGGCAAACGCGGATAGCGTGCGAACTTTCATCGGGCGAAAGTTCTTGAGAACCGATGACCAAGTTTGGAACATAAAATCGAGTGTCGGGAGATTTCATGGTGCAAAGATAAATACTAAATTGCGCTTATGCAAATCAAAGCTGTTGTATTCGATTTAGATGGAACTCTTTACCTTTCGGGAAAACCTTATCCGCGTGCGGTTGAAACGGTCCGCGCTGTCGCCGAAAAAGTTCCCGTTTATTATCTCTCGAATAATACCAGCAAATCGCTCGTCTTTTATACGAATCGCCTTTTGCGCATGGGACTTCCCATTCAAAATCATCAAAGCATTTTGTCGGCGATGACTTTTGCACTTTCGGAAATTCATAAGCGCGGAATTAAAAATATTTATCTGTTTGCAAATCCCGAAGTGGAAGAATGGGTCGCTTCGGAAGATCCGTCTTTGAATCTCCACGCTCCGCTCGATAAAACAGAACTCGTTCTCGTCGCGTATCATTCTTCTTTTAATTACCGCGACCTTTGCGAAGTTTCGTGGCGATTAGAACGCGGCGCCGATTTTTGGGTCACGCATGCAGATTTCGTTTGCCCCGATGAACTCGGACCCGTTCCGGATATCGGCAGTTTTATGGCGATGTTCAAAGCGACGACAGGCCGAGAACCTTCGCATATTTTTGGGAAGCCTAATCCCGAGATGCTTTCGCCGTTAACAGAAACTTTAAAGCCCGAAGAAATTTTATTTGTCGGCGACCGTTTATATACCGATTTTGAACTCGCAATTCGCGCCGGCTGCCATTTTGCGCTCGTCCTCTGCGGCGAAACAAAAGCCCGCGATGTGCAACGCTTAGCTCGTCAGCCCGATATCATCGCTGAACAAGTTTCAGATATCAATTTTGATGCGCTAATAAAAAAATGAAAATTTAGACATGCGGAAAGAGGGGTCCGAAATTTTCCGTAAATTTTATTTTTGTAAACTCTTTAAAACAAATCGGACTTTTCCTAAATTTGGCAGCACTTATGCCAAAGCTCCCTCATTACACTCCCGAACTCTTCAAACAGCTCCGCAAAGGTTACACCAAACAGGACTTCACGAAAGATTTGATGTCCGGTTTAATCGTCGGAATTTTAGCGCTTCCTCTGGCGATTGCATTTGCGATTGCTTCGGGAGTTGGTCCCGAACAAGGCCTTTATACGGCGATTATCGCGGGCTTTGCAATTTCATTCTTCGGCGGTAGCCGCTTCCAAATCGGCGGGCCGACGGGCGCTTTCATTGTAATCGTTTACGGCATCGTCGCCAAATTCGGTTACGATGGCCTTGCGACGGCGACTTTAATGGCGGGCGTAATGCTCATCATTTTCGGCATTGCAAAACTCGGCGGTATCATCAAATTTATTCCGTTCCCCGTGACCGTCGGTTTTACCGGGGGAATTGCGATTATCATTGCACTCGGGCAGGTGCCGAATTTTCTCGGGCTTCAATTCATGGGGGCGAAAGAACCCGCTGATGCGATTGGCAAAGTGACTTTATACGCAAAATCTTTGGACACGACGAATTTGTATGCGGTCATTATCGGCATCATCGCTTTGGCGATTTGCTTCTTGTGGCCAAAAATTACGACGAAAGTTCCGGGCTCTTTAATCGCAATTATTTTTGCTACCGCTTTGGTAAAAATCCTCGGCTGGGATGAAGCGCACGGTGTGATGACAATCGGTTCAAAGAATTCCATTCCGACTGGTTTTCCGACTCCGCATTTGCCAAATATCGGCTTGGATATGATGCGACAAGTGTTCCAGCCTGCGTTAACGATTGCCATTCTCGGAGCGATTGAATCTTTGCTTTCGGCAGTTGTCGCGGACGGCATGACCGGTTCACGCCACCGTTCCAATACAGAACTTGTCGGGCAAGGCATTGCGAATGTGCTTTCTCCGATTTTCGGCGGAATTCCTGCGACCGGTGCGATTGCGCGTACCGCGACGAATATTAAAAATGGTGCCGTGAGTCCGATTTCGGGCTTAATTCACGCGGTCATTCTTCTTTTGATTATGCTGATTTTTGGAAAATACGCCGAGATGATTCCGATGGCGGCGCTCGCTGCGGTACTTTTCCAAGTAGCATTTAATATGTGCGGTTACAAAAATTTCATCAAGTTGATTAAAGGCGCTCCGAAAAGCGATGTAACCGTTTTGCTCGTCACGTTTGTGCTTACCGTCGTTATGGATTTGACGATTGCAATTGAAGTCGGCGTTCTCCTCGCGGCAATTCTCTTTATCCGTCGCATGTCCGATGTCGCAGAAGTCGAATGCGTGATGGAAGACGATGACTTGAAGCAAGATGATGAAGAACTCGCTGACCCGAATAATATCGGAAGCCGTCATGTTCCGCACGGCGTTGCTGTTTTCGAAATCATGGGTTCGCTTTTCTTTGGCGCTGTTGAAAAATTTAAAACCGCTCTCGATATGACGAGCAGCCATCCGAAAATTTTAATTCTGCGGATGCGCCAAGTGCCTTCTATCGATGCAGCGGGAGTTCAAATGATCGAAGGTTTACTCGCAAAGTGCCGCGCCGAAGGAACGCAACTTCTCCTTTCGGGTGTGCATTCGCAGCCGATCGTCGCCCTTTCGAAATCGGGACTTTTAAAAGACATCGGCGAACAAAATGTTCTCGCAAATATTGACGCTGCCTTAAACCGCGCCCGCGAAATTCTCGGGCTCCCGCTTGTCGCAGCGAAGCCGACAACGCCGAGCGTCGATTGGGAACACAATGTGCAACAGCCGTGGATTCCGGAAAATGCAAACGCTAAGGTCGCTGAAGAAACGACCGAAGTTATCGCCGAAACCGTTTCTGAAATTCAATCCGCCGACATTCCCAAGGCCGAAAGCGAAAAGAAAGACACCTTCCACAAAATGATGCACAAAATTTTCCCATGGATTAAATAACCAGAAAAATTCAAAGCACCGCATTCGCGGTGCTTTTTTATTTCCGAATTATTCCGATTTTTCAGAATTCAAAAACAAATCGTTTTCCATGAAAGTTTTGGGATGAAAACTTTTTCGATGCTCCGGAGTAAAGCCGAATTTTTGAATGCCTTCTAAATGCGCTTTCGTGCCATAGCCCGCATTTTTTTCGAAGGCATAGCCCGGATATTTTTCGGCGAGAGAATCCATATAGCGATCGCGGAAAACTTTGGCTAAAATAGACGCCGCTGAGATGCTTGCGATGCGACCGTCGCCTTTGATAATCGCCAGTTGCAAATTCGAAGGCACTCCGCGAATTTTCAAATTGCCATCGACCGCAATCAAGATTTCTGCGCCCGCGGGAATTTTTCCGCTGGATTCAATCGGAATTTCTGGAGCGGAAATTTCTAAGCCCGAAACGCCTAACGCAGAAAGTGCGCGCCGCATCGCTAAAAAGTCTGCGTTGAGAATATTGAGTTCATCGATTTCTGAAACGCTCGCACTCGCAATCGCATAACAAAGACATTCGGATTTAACGGTTTCAAACATCGCTTCGCGTTTTTTGCGCGTGAGTTTTTTAGAATCGTTTAAAGCGAAATCCGCCGTCGGATTTTTTAACATCGCAGCGCATGCGACAACTGGCCCCGCCAACGGTCCG contains:
- a CDS encoding sugar phosphate nucleotidyltransferase, producing the protein MKVILPVAGTGTRLRPFTLSLPKCLLPIAGKALIEHIIESYSSLSVSEQIFIIGYKGELVEDFIRQRNFANAHTVRQRNPQGLGEAISLCLPFLSDDEPVLIILGDTLFDADLSFLKNEKENVLMTREVENPKRFGVAVTDSTGHVTKLVEKPETFVSNEALVGIYYITDVAALRKSLTRLIKEDIRTRNEYQLTEALQMMVDAGSKFRTAPIRSWLDCGTAETFLETNAKILSEKPEVNRVFQGSKIIPPCHIDESATIRNSVVGPNVSVGPEVVIENSKVENSVISEHTLLVDSEISHSIFGGESEVRGFKGSLLLGDHSKVISGVL
- a CDS encoding putative LPS assembly protein LptD, with the protein product MGFAQELTKIDLPERAEPDTTSKDSSAGDWFGSANDSTQTDTIEYHAVDLQYDVETSTFNLNNKAQLKYRTATLDADTVLFNQKDQVLQASGDPVLRETKNPSLAGYRMKYNMKTRVGEIYYATTFQDNNQLNGMEVRRLPDSRLLIARGDFSTCDDTTHQHYFFYSRRMVVKPKESVTARPVVLNIADVPVAVLPMIVAPLKSGRKSGLLTPKFGGDQVQGFYIKNVGFYYAPNDYWDATTSGDIVEGSAANFEKTTLTETVRYKLRYWLDGSVTYTSYLEEFDMANSGYDISFNHKQNLTPDGKHSISGSGSFVSDQTVRKENGLDAKTILNQQANAQMTYSGQFGKNKNLTVKVSQNYNLTTGHKERQIPDIQYRMSGPLFEFETDEDEVAESSWLDNFNYSFTNRFNLYEKIAPDTIRDIDTAAWYSGYIGTFALDYSASLFDVINITPKVTFTGMWTGNRWINPDDSSKYWRQRNGIDPEHDEYGEFFYNHNYSITADTKLYGIWMPEIGSFTGIRHVLSPSISYTYAPEMDTNKYFVKHPLLGQTPYQTEQKAIGFGLSNDFDIKYLRVVGHTKKSEDGKDSTEVEDSYGTRRLLTTSHSTSYNFAADSLQWSDINSSFGLQVLPNYLFTVRTRHSVYHKFEENPNKVRVPELTYWAYDLSKTFNFSGDFNSGLASQMGKYKKDSWSASLDYRYSFSSTRVGKKVFRDNVSHSTGFSASLHPTPNWSMTYSTRYSYTEGRFASHEFTFDRSLHCWMLNFTWTPTGPAAGWSFTVYVKDLPDIKLNAASTDDTK
- a CDS encoding S41 family peptidase, with product MKLLTKTACALAFAATAAMAGESFGGIGVTIYATDDGVRVVEVIPGSPAFEAGLEKDDRIIAVDGNSLAGNDLEESKDILRGTVGKPVELSIVREKEKMSVTLRRAQIAVNEIDAASVQEWYDGSSSKAYSAAEIAEVARKNLGENYELLSVMKEGRVIPEDMTVGASELSAVAIEKADASFEMPQTKSQVRSAGSLKGFNRNQVSFDLKREGSAIIRIVSANGEELARLTADHAKAGFQTLTWNGKNAAAGRYIVHIEQNGASSAAAAELK
- a CDS encoding YeiH family protein codes for the protein MLSENKRNFFFGILFIALITEIAFFIAEIPAVKALSLSPLIVGLLLGIIYANTLRKFTPTSWAPGVAFCSKKILRLGIILYGFRLTFGQIIDVGIPALMVDAIIVSVTLVGGYFIGAKCMKMDKETALLTSCGSAICGAAAVLGAEAAIKSKPYKTAVAVSTVVLFGTLAMFLYPILYRNGILHLSPENTGLYIGSTIHEVAHAVGAGNATGDAVIAANAIVVKMIRVMFLVPVLLVLAFFVAGRLKSDDEKGDSANTKRKIAVPWFAFGFLAVVIFNSFGLFGTGLLKGIETVDTFFLSMAMTALGTETSLDKFKQAGPKPFILATILFVWLVFGGYGLAYALGA
- a CDS encoding dicarboxylate/amino acid:cation symporter, giving the protein MTQVKTFKKKQVIIWLSALILGAGLGLLNSEGLMQFFNFIASVYTRLFQFIAVPTIAIALTTTLSMLGLKKSTGRIFAHTIFYTLLTTFAAAFVGLLLYTIIEPGTLPQSLVSEGFAEVPKNLETLSYYDHILGVIPNNVVNPFLSGNVLGILIVAAAVGLGLAFMPESENKSTLLKGILGLRELLFTLIRALVWALPLGIVAFAAQLSNQMNAGIVVDSLGKYIAVVLGGNAIQFFIVLPLILFVRGLNPLTVFKKMSPAVMMAFFTKSSAATLPVTMQSAEDNLKVKPEIARFVLPICTTINMNGCAAFILVTSLFVMQNTGVELSLGMMFLWLVISVVSAVGNAGVPMGCYFLTLSLMVGMNANIGVMGVILPLYAIIDMVETAENVWSDSCVCAIVNEKNS
- a CDS encoding RsmE family RNA methyltransferase, translating into MKSPDTRFYVPNLVIGSQELSPDESSHAIRVCRAREGDGLNLTDGKGHFALGIVEKADAKCTQIRVEKIEDSPRPKPLLHLGIACLKDDANEEVALHVSEMEVGSITLFRTDHSEEPKDSNLQKVVRRSELKALVSLKQSMKAWLTEIRGPIPFDEWLKNYTGDIILCDLGGEKNLPPIKKETTLLVGPEGGFSPREINLVKNYQNGEMKILGLGETRLRARTAAIVGIGKLV
- a CDS encoding HAD-IIA family hydrolase, translating into MQIKAVVFDLDGTLYLSGKPYPRAVETVRAVAEKVPVYYLSNNTSKSLVFYTNRLLRMGLPIQNHQSILSAMTFALSEIHKRGIKNIYLFANPEVEEWVASEDPSLNLHAPLDKTELVLVAYHSSFNYRDLCEVSWRLERGADFWVTHADFVCPDELGPVPDIGSFMAMFKATTGREPSHIFGKPNPEMLSPLTETLKPEEILFVGDRLYTDFELAIRAGCHFALVLCGETKARDVQRLARQPDIIAEQVSDINFDALIKK
- a CDS encoding SulP family inorganic anion transporter, with amino-acid sequence MPKLPHYTPELFKQLRKGYTKQDFTKDLMSGLIVGILALPLAIAFAIASGVGPEQGLYTAIIAGFAISFFGGSRFQIGGPTGAFIVIVYGIVAKFGYDGLATATLMAGVMLIIFGIAKLGGIIKFIPFPVTVGFTGGIAIIIALGQVPNFLGLQFMGAKEPADAIGKVTLYAKSLDTTNLYAVIIGIIALAICFLWPKITTKVPGSLIAIIFATALVKILGWDEAHGVMTIGSKNSIPTGFPTPHLPNIGLDMMRQVFQPALTIAILGAIESLLSAVVADGMTGSRHRSNTELVGQGIANVLSPIFGGIPATGAIARTATNIKNGAVSPISGLIHAVILLLIMLIFGKYAEMIPMAALAAVLFQVAFNMCGYKNFIKLIKGAPKSDVTVLLVTFVLTVVMDLTIAIEVGVLLAAILFIRRMSDVAEVECVMEDDDLKQDDEELADPNNIGSRHVPHGVAVFEIMGSLFFGAVEKFKTALDMTSSHPKILILRMRQVPSIDAAGVQMIEGLLAKCRAEGTQLLLSGVHSQPIVALSKSGLLKDIGEQNVLANIDAALNRAREILGLPLVAAKPTTPSVDWEHNVQQPWIPENANAKVAEETTEVIAETVSEIQSADIPKAESEKKDTFHKMMHKIFPWIK
- a CDS encoding ribonuclease HII, with the translated sequence MKFALPEFLQGISSPVDGEIALRKNYPNQIIVGVDEVGRGPLAGPVVACAAMLKNPTADFALNDSKKLTRKKREAMFETVKSECLCYAIASASVSEIDELNILNADFLAMRRALSALGVSGLEISAPEIPIESSGKIPAGAEILIAVDGNLKIRGVPSNLQLAIIKGDGRIASISAASILAKVFRDRYMDSLAEKYPGYAFEKNAGYGTKAHLEGIQKFGFTPEHRKSFHPKTFMENDLFLNSEKSE